In Dunckerocampus dactyliophorus isolate RoL2022-P2 chromosome 14, RoL_Ddac_1.1, whole genome shotgun sequence, one DNA window encodes the following:
- the LOC129194099 gene encoding heme-binding protein 2-like translates to MERSVFVLLVLVLISLCKGLTTPYFCPIKPCPEFVLLETNHGFETRLYNDMLWITTKIESDDVMAAHSKLKDFCERQRLAGYTIPDAWPVLITVIDDDMSWLSWFVPNGTAVASISDPYVTQETRPGGTVYVRKFSGYPSRDSGLQNAKKLCEDLTKAQKKFNANTFYGAGYEPIWSVIHHNEIWISAV, encoded by the exons ATGGAACGGTCTGTGTTTGTGCTCTTAGTTCTTGTTCTGATTTCCCTTTGTAAAGGACTGACAACTCCATATTTTTGTCCCATCAAACCGTGCCCTGAATTTGTTTTGCTTGAGACAAACCAT GGTTTTGAGACACGTTTATATAATGACATGCTTTGGATTACCACCAAAATTGAATCAGATGACGTGATGGCTGCACATTCTAAATTAAAGGATTTCTGCGAGAGACAGAGACTAGCGG GTTATACAATACCTGACGCGTGGCCTGTGCTGATCACAGTCATTGACGATGACATGTCCTGGTTGTCCTGGTTTGTTCCAAATGGCACAGCCGTGGCTTCTATCAGTGACCCATATGTGACACAGGAAACAAGACCTGGTGGGACTGTTTATGTCCG AAAATTCAGTGGATATCCAAGCCGAGATTCTGGCCTACAAAATGCAAAGAAGCTGTGTGAGGATTTGACTAAAGCGCAGAAGAAATTCAATGCAAATACCTTCTACGGGGCTGGCTATGAGCCCATCTGGAGTGTGATTCACCACAATGAAATCTGGATCTCTGCTGTATGA